Genomic window (Drosophila sulfurigaster albostrigata strain 15112-1811.04 chromosome 2R, ASM2355843v2, whole genome shotgun sequence):
cttggctgctgcctgccttCTGCCGCctgttttcaaattaaaatttaatgccaacttcaaattttccatttgggCAGCTCGCTGCTCAAAAGGGATTCGGCAAATGCTCAGCTATTTGTCACAGCTGCAGATCCTTTGGCGCTTTGCACTATGCTCCAAATATTGATTTGCTACGACTTTGTCGCTGCCCTTTggttttatgtgtgtgtgtgtgcggaaaGGGGGGAAGTGGGAATCGGGGATAAAATCCAATTAAGTTGGCCAACATAGACTAGCCACAGACAAAGGCCAGAACACGATTCATAAATGCAAACTGCGGGTGTTATTCCATTGCTAGAGACTCTGTGTTTGTGGGGGAGATATAGCTAGGGAAGTTTGGAAATTGTGTAGGTGCCTGCCCACGACGCTTAGTATTGACTCTTGataagccacacacacacatacatacatatatgcacacTCGTGTACATTCACAACGCAAATGTAACGGCAGCTTCATGTGCCTAGCTGAGCTTAGGGTGTATAAAATACactgagaaaaaaagaaggcattctaaaaatgaaattagaaaaattttattgcttataactttttatagcaaaaatctttgagatatttttattaaagtggtatattgatatacgaattattaattttagcatattttgtataccgaaataaaataatattgcaaaaagTTGTAGtacatttttagaaaattagtttattgatataccaaatttaacttttagtatatttcgtatttaatATAGGgcacattcggtatattttaacaattctgtatttttaatgaattttagtattcagtatattttcaataaaaagtatatcgatattcaaaatattgattttagtatttttcgtaGATCAATTCgcattattttaacaataataccataataattttatattgcaaacattttcggtatatttaaaataaagtagtatattggtataccaaatacaatttgcagtatttttcttATACTAATTcggaatatttaaaataacaattttttgccttaaatgtaaatatttttattgaatttatgatACTCAGTACATGAATTCaccataatttaaatgaaataaataatataatttcaatttaattgaattagcTAAACAACTTTATTCTATTCTTCGTCTAAAAACTTGAAAATCGTGTCATTTAAtagtgttttgttttcctaTTGATTATAATTATAGTTTAAATGAAGAatgtcaaatgaaattaaataatatctCAGTGTTATAGTGAAGTATCTTATTACTTTAAAGAACTTATATGAACACTCCATGCATTCGTGAATTccttttaattataaatataatataaatgaagaatataaattaaaattaaataataattcagtttaattgaaatgaagtaTTACTTCTTTAAAGAACTTATAAGATGACCCCATGCATTCGTGTCATGTTTTccttttaattataatttaaatgatgaatataaaattaaattaaatatcaaaaaagtattattGAATTAGTAATGTATCCTATTACTTCTTTAAAGAACTTATACTCTACACTCTTGTGTCATGTTTTCCTTTTAATATGACAGCATTTAAGAGCGTGTTTTGTAGTTAGAGGGTTTTTCTTTTGCGCTGTGTATGGAGTCGCTTATACGTATGTGTgatgctgtgctgtgctgctgGTGTGAGGGCATTGGCGTCGCCTATTTCGTTATGAGCtgagtaaatataaatttaagacTGCTGATAAAAGCATtgaatgcaacagcaacatcaacagcaatagcagcggCAGCCGGCTGCGCTCAACGTATATTTTGTGGCCGAAATACGTTTTCAACCCTCGAATGTGGCATTGagcagcagtcgcagtcgcagttgaagttgtagttgtagttgtatgtGGCAGCAACCACAGGCGAGGCAGGAGCAGATGTTTCCATCACAAACGGAACGGAACGCGCCAAACGTCGCCTGCCGAATGTCGAATGctgaatgttgttgttgttgttgttgttgctgttcttattgttgttctaCGGGTGTCTTGAGCGCAATTATTATGTGTGGAAATacatatgcgtgtgtgtgtgtgtgtgtgttaagtaAATGCTTATGTTTATTAAGGGGGGAAAAAGCAGCGCTGCCGGCGTCGCTGTCGATCCAGTCGACTGCGCGCCTGCGCAGGAAATTGCAAAGTCGAGAAGCGACTGGCAGCCAACTTGGCTAGTTCAGTCGAGACGCAGTTGTCGCTTGAAGCGGATCACCAAAACTCAGCACACAGTGAATAGTGAACAGTGACCGTGATCGTGACCGTGACAGTGAAGCATACTGAATAGTGAGAGTTGGAAGTTGAAAGTACAGTGCGGCAATGTCCAAGCACAATTATACAAATCCGGCATTCTGCCAGAACAGCGAGTTCTATCCGGTGCCATCGAGCAACGCTCGCGTTGAATCGATCTACAATCGCAGCCTGCAGCTGAACTTTAATGCGGTGTCCCGCAATGCAGCAAGTGCCacagccaccgccaccgcttCGAAGTATCGCGATCCGCGCGAGGGGCCGCTGCGCATGCAGCGTAGCATGTCGACGCGCTCGGTGACGCGtaaacagcagctgcagctgcaacatcatcatcagcagcagcagcagcaacagccacatcAGCAACCACCGCAATCGAGCTGCGGACGCTATGCGCTTGTGCCGCTCGAGGAGCTGGGAGGCGCTGCCTCAAGTCGCTATGCCATTGTGCCCGGCCAGGCAGCGCAGCGTTTGGCTCGCTCCCAAGACAATCTCGATCGCTACAGCTCGCGGCATGGTCTGCAGTCGGATGAGGAGCCGCACTCCTTCCACGAggagccacagcaacagcagcaggagacaCAATTTGCCAGCTTGCCACCGAACATCAATGCGTTGCCTGCAAAGCCAACGCAGCAGCCAAAGATTAAGCATGCCTTCTCCAGCGACTTTGGCAGCAAAACGTTTCTCATTGTGGACAAGAACAGCAATCAGCGCTATCAAATGGTGCCCACAGCCGAGGATGAGGAGTTGGTCGATGAGAATCAGGAGATTATACAAATGCACAATGGACGCGCACATCGTTATGCTGTGATTCCAACCGAGGCggatgatgacgatgagcTGGAGGAGCAGTTGCAGCTGGAGCAGGAGACCTGCTTGAGCAACACAGAGCTGAGTCAAACCTACAATGTGCGCACCTCGACaccgcagcagcaaaaacagcagcagcaacgcaatGCGGCAGCTGCGACACGCGCGTTGCACGAACTGCTGACGACGCCGCGCAAGATGCAACCACCACCGCGATTGGCACACTCCACGCCCCGCAATGCGGCACACTACGAGCAGCTGCAACGCGAACGGCAACTGCAGCTCTACCAAAGCCAGCAGCACATTAActtgcatcagcagcaacagcagcagatacAACAAACCACCAGCTCCGTGGTTTCGGTGGCACCATCGCCAGCGTTGCCACTGCGGCAGCAACGTTTGTCGCCGCAGCGTTTGCACTACGAGACGGTGAAATTGCCACCAGCTGTGGTGCCACCACAGGCAGTGATTAGTCCACgtgtgcagcagcaaccagagCAAGATCTGAGCATGCTGCAAGGCAAGAACAACAGTTCGTCGTATCCACAGAAGGTGGCAAATGCCACCATCACGCTGGCAATTGTCTCGCTGATGCTTGTTGTAGGCAGCACCATGAATGCTGGCCTCATCATCTACATGATAGCTCACGTAAGTTGAGATACTTTTCAGCTTCAGATACATTCCTTCAACTAATGCAATTTCTCTATCTATTTCTCTAGTTTGGCAAAGCGTTCTACCTGCAGTTCGGTCTGGTTGCCTCCTTTTGTGGCGTCGGACTTGGCTTCCTTGGCTTTCGGTCGCGACAATGCGATTGGCTGCCCAATCGAAGCTACACCTCAGGATACATTTTGGTCACCATCTTTTGCCTCTTCAAGTGCTGTGGCCTCTTGCTGATACTTGTGTTGGATCCATTTCCCGGTCTGCCGCTGCACGATGTCACCACGGGCGTCATCCTCGGGCTGTCAACGTTCACCATGTTCTTCATTGGCCTTGGCGTCATTGGCAGCTTGTGGTGTTATCGTCCGCCACCTGATAACCGCGTCAATGTAGTCTGAGCAGCAACTACTTTTAGTTTCTTACTCTAGTTttgttagtttagtttagttttatttattctttcgCCTGCGAAACGACACCCCCGGAACGGCTAAGAGACCAAAAAACAagtattaataattcaatttgatgcGAAATTCCAGCTGCGAATTAAGTGCACAAAGActgtaaataaacaacaaaaattaaaatagtgagctccatttaaattaaaactaaataacacATGTAttgttaaatcaattttaaattattgttcaACACTTAAGCTAAGACACATtgcacacaaataaataaacaataaatatgcaaaacacacacacaaaagaagcACACAACGAATTCCATAAATtgtcattttctttttgtgttttttgatGATGGCATGACAAATCACATAGCATTGcaaagtatttgtatttttgcaatatttttgttgataaatGCTTTGCTTCAACTCACAGAAGCAAACATTTCGAAGCGTGATAAATTTATGCAAgttgtttgcatttatttatcattttgtcGCTCTCACTTTTCTACTACTTTTTCAATGCATTTTCTATGTGAATAAGCTGTTAGTCTAATACTAGTTGAAGGCTAGTTATTAAGACTTATTGATGCTTAGTTGAGACTTAAACTGAGCTCTTTATTTATGCTGAGAACACTTCAGAAATTTCTGTGAAATTTGGGCTTAGTTTTTAAGACTTATTGATgcttaaaatacattaaaactCTTCTCTTTGTTTATTACTcagaatattttacttaaagcTTAACCAAGTAATTGAAACTGCTTATCGTTTACAAGAGATGGAAACTttcgtttatatttattcCAAGAacatttcacatattttaGTGAAACTTCCTTTGAtgcagtttttgttgttgagcatttattattttaaaacttagTTCAACTTTCTACtgcgcatttttatttgcaaacacatttatataatttaaaagccataagtatttaatttaatgtagcCATAATTTGAAaagcacatttatttataatgcatAAAATGATTTAGCAACTTTTCCACTCGGCAAttaatcagcagcagcagcagcaatgattttataatttgagcTTAACTTTAATCCATTTAAACTTTTTCCCTAAGCTACCACGAAGCCGCAAACGCGGTTAgaattttagtttagtttttttcccTCCTCGTCCGTACATTTTCCGTAcatttttgtagtttgtaaCAAAATTACTTAGTAATCTGTTTTGTGAAACTTTTTCGCAGCAAAATGGACGAATACCAAAGAGAGCATGCGGATGCATCCAGTGATATTACCGCCTACGTTTCGAATCCCATCAATGCGTATCTGTTGACCAAACGACTGACCACCGACTGGCGTCAAGTGGAGAATCTGATGGAGCATGATGTGGGCACTGGTAAGTCGAACTAATCGAACGGACTAATCtctga
Coding sequences:
- the LOC133838747 gene encoding putative uncharacterized protein DDB_G0271606, translated to MSKHNYTNPAFCQNSEFYPVPSSNARVESIYNRSLQLNFNAVSRNAASATATATASKYRDPREGPLRMQRSMSTRSVTRKQQLQLQHHHQQQQQQQPHQQPPQSSCGRYALVPLEELGGAASSRYAIVPGQAAQRLARSQDNLDRYSSRHGLQSDEEPHSFHEEPQQQQQETQFASLPPNINALPAKPTQQPKIKHAFSSDFGSKTFLIVDKNSNQRYQMVPTAEDEELVDENQEIIQMHNGRAHRYAVIPTEADDDDELEEQLQLEQETCLSNTELSQTYNVRTSTPQQQKQQQQRNAAAATRALHELLTTPRKMQPPPRLAHSTPRNAAHYEQLQRERQLQLYQSQQHINLHQQQQQQIQQTTSSVVSVAPSPALPLRQQRLSPQRLHYETVKLPPAVVPPQAVISPRVQQQPEQDLSMLQGKNNSSSYPQKVANATITLAIVSLMLVVGSTMNAGLIIYMIAHFGKAFYLQFGLVASFCGVGLGFLGFRSRQCDWLPNRSYTSGYILVTIFCLFKCCGLLLILVLDPFPGLPLHDVTTGVILGLSTFTMFFIGLGVIGSLWCYRPPPDNRVNVV